The Setaria viridis chromosome 9, Setaria_viridis_v4.0, whole genome shotgun sequence sequence GCGCCACCTAGGGATCCAATTGCATTTATAACTCCACGCTACCGGCCTGTACTTACACTTTGAGGTGAAGTAAAATGCAAGAAAGTAAATCTATGCTACTTTTAGTACCCAATTGCGTTTATAAATCCATGCAATCGGCCCTATACTTCTCTTTTGCTCAAGGATAAAACCTGCAGAGGTTATCCACATTCCACGAATGCGGCAgctcctccccctcttcatTGGCCAATCAATAAGCCCTTGGCCTCACACTGTTTACGACCACATAAAGTCCTTCCTAGGCTACTTGTAGTTTGCCTATAGTTTCTgcattcttttttctctttagaACAAAATCTCCCACATTCATGTCTTTTCTAACAACTTTCTTGCCTCTCCATTTTCTTGTCTGCTCTTGGTACTTCGTTAACTTTTCAGCTACCTCGAGCCTGTCAATTTCAACAATATCCTTGTCCATTGCTTCGCTTTCCTCATTTTGCTCAGCTGTTACCCTCGCACTTTCATGCGCTAATTCTTTTGGGCACATAGCTTCAGCCCCATTCAACAATCTAAAGGGGGTGAACTTGGTGGTTCTGGATTTAGTTGTATCGTGTGACCACACTACTCTTGACAATTCATCTACccattttctcttcttttgaTCGAACAAACATTTTTTGATTGCAGTGAAAATTTCCCCGTTTGCCCTTTCCACAGCCCCATTAGACTGCGGATGATATATTGATGCAAAGTTTAGTTTTGTTCCAATCATTCCACAATATTGCATGAATTCATAGCAGTCAAATTGCTTGGCGTTATCAACAGTTAACTCCCCTGGAACACCAAATCTACAAATGATCTGCTGCCAGAAAAATTTCCTCATAGTGCCGGAGGTGATTGTTGTCAGAGGTCttgcctcgatccatttggtaaaATATTCTACGGCCATGGCTGCATATTTGTAGTTTTCTTGAGCTGTTGGCAGAGGTCCGATTATATCCATTCCTCATCTCTGTAGCGGCCAAGTAGGGCGATCAACTGCGAAGGTAACCCGGGAACATGCTGATGTTTAACTGCAATTGACATGCCTTGCATGTTCTCACAATCTGCTCAGCATCCCTAATTGCCATTGGGCAATAAAATCCTTGCCTAAAAGCTTTTCCAACTTCACTTTTCCAACTCGATATGAGATCCGCAATATCCGTTGTGGACTTCTTTTAGCAATTCAATTCCCTCTTCTTGTGAAATGCACTTTAGGAACGGTGCACTCACTCCCAACTTATACAAATGTTCCCCTTTCATGATGTAGCCTTTTGCTCTTTGCTTCATGCACTTGAGCTCGTGTTCCTCCACTGGTTCATAATTGTTGCAGAGGTAAGCAATGATTGGGGATCTCCAATCCATGCTGCTGATTGCATTCACGAGACTCATAGATTGGCTATCTCCTTTTATCTATGGGGAGCTAATGACTTCAAAGAACACATCAGGAGGCAACTGCTCTTTTCTTGAAGCTGCCTTTGCTAACTCACCAACCTCTCCGTTTCCTTTTCTAGGTAAGTGTTCAACTGTGAAACCTCCGAAATGTCTTTCCATTCTCCTGACCTATGCTAAGTATTTTATCAGTTCCGGCTGTCTGGCCTCACATTCTTTCTCGATTTGTTCTTTGATCACCCTCGCATCTGATTTTACCAAAAAATTTCTAGCCCCCAATGCTTTGACCTTGCATAGCCCAAGCAGTAGTGCTTCGTATTCGATGGTGTTGTTGGTGCACCTGTTTGCAAGGTTAGAAAATTGCAATCTTGCCGTATATCTTATTTTCACACCTAGCAGGGATGTTATTATTGCTGCAATGCCAGCCCCTTTGCGACCCCAACTACCATCGCAGGTGATCTCCAAGACTGGAATAACCTCTTCACCTTCACAACTATGATTTGGAGCAGTCCAGTCTGCCACAAAGTCTGCCAAAACTTGTGATTTTATGGCTCCCCTCTTCTCAAAGTCTATCACATGTTGAGACAATTTAGTTGTCCACTTTGCGATTCTGCTAGAAACTTCTCTATTTGCAAACAAGTCATTGAGTGGTTGGTCTGATAGCACTATAACTTTGTGAGCCTCAAACTAGTGCCTTAACTTTCTAGATGCCATGATCAGTGCATAAGCGATCTTTTCTAGTTCAGAATATAATAGCTTTGAACCTGACAACGCCTCTGACACATAATATACATGCATTTGTTTCTTGGCACCTTCGCTTTCAATTTCTCGCACTAGGGCGACACTTACTGCTGATTGAGAGGCGGCAATATACATCAAGAGAGGTTCCCCAGGTTGTGGGGGGTGATAGTATAGCCATCTTTTCAAGATAGTCTTTTAGCTCTGCAAATGCTTTGCTCTGCTCTAGGCCCCATTCTAACTTTCCAACCCCCCTTAGCACCTTGAAAAAGGGGAAGCTTCTTTCAGCTCagtttgatatgaatctgttCAGTGCTACAATTCTTCCAGTGAGCTTTTGGACATCCTTTCTGGACTTAGGTTCTTCCATGATTCTGATAGCCTTTATTTTTTCAGGGTTTGCTTCTACTCCCTTGGTGGACGCAAGGCAGCCCAAGACTTTTCCTTTCTAAACTTCAAAAACACATTTTTTCGAATTTAATTTCAAATTTGCTCCACCGAGCCTAGCGAAGGCCTTTGCAAGATCTTGGATGTGATCCTCTCTTTGATCACTTTTCACaatgatgtcatcaacatatgcTAGTATGTTTCTACCAATCTGAGGTTTGAACACTTCACCGGTCATGCGAGTGAAAGTTGGCCCGGCGTTCTTGAGTCCCTCTAGCATTCGGACGAAACAAAATGTTCCGAATGGGTAATGAAACTAGTTTTTTCCTCATCTTCCTTTCTCATCCACACATGATGATAACCTGAGAAACAATCAAGAAGAGACATGATTGCTGCTCCACCCACTACATCTATTACTTTGTCAACTCTGGGTAAAGGAAAATTATCTTTCGGGCAAGCCTTGTTTAGATTAGTgaaatcaatgcacattctctattttccattcttcttcttaataGGAATAGTATTAGCTAGCCATTGAGGATATTCAACTTCTCTGATGATCTTCGCATTGAGCAATCTCTGGACTTCAGATTTTACTGCTGTTACTTTATCGTTTGACATCTTTCTCAATTTCTGCCTCTTTGGTCTTATTGCTTTCTCGATGCTCATCTTATGTTCAATGATATTTCTATTGACCCCCGCAAGGTCGTTCGCGGACCAAGCAAATACATCTTTATTTTTGCAAAGCAATTCGACCAATCTCTTTTCCTCCTTTGGTTCGAGATCGGTTCCAATGATGACTTCTTGGCCAAAAACCATGTCATCCAGTAATAGTCTTTTGGTATCACAATTTTCCTTAATGTTGACTTTTTCTTTATCTCGTTTGGGTTCCTCGAGCACCTTCTTTGCTTGACTTTCCACCTCAAGAGCATTTACATTTCTTTGACCCAGAGTTCTCCCCCTTTCTAAGTTTCTTCCGTCACCTTGATCTCCAAAGATGGTGATGACACCATGCAACGTGGGCATCTTCATGCATAGATAGGCCTGATAAATTGCAGCTTCAAATTTGTTCAAAAACTCTCTACCAAAAATTCCAAAATATGGATAATACATTTCCACCACATCGAATGATATATGCTCTATTCTTACATTTTGAACTGCCCCAAACGAAACTAGTAAAGAAATCTTTCCTAATGCATGGATTACTTTTCCTCCAAAACCGTACAAAGGCGTGTCTGAGGGTTGCAACAGATTCCTATTTAGCTCCATCTTGTCAAAGGTGTTGGCGAACATGATGTCCGCAGAAGAGCCATTGTCCATCAAGATTTTTCCAAGTGCCCAATTCGCAATGTTTGCATTGATTACCATGGCATCGTTGTGAGGATAGCTTTTCAACTGCATGTCATCCTCCGTGAAGGTGATTGGGACATGAGATCATTTGGTTTTCTTAACTTTGCCTTCCATGAATATGTTGCCCACCTCTCTaaagtaattatttttttgtttcttacTTTCGAATTCCAAAGTTGATCCTCCGGTTATTGGCATAATCATCCCGATTGTTGACAATGCATCTGATTGCTCTGACTGCCCTTCCACCTTTGCTGGCTGCGGAGGTGCTGACGCTCCGGAATATGGTGGTGGTTGCGGGAATATGGGTGTTCATGCGGAGCTCTTCTTTCTACGTTCTAAGCTTGGAAAGTCTGAGATTGCCAAATTGGTTGGTGTTTGAAAGTGGGAGTTGGCTGATAATTGAAAGCTTGCGAAGGTTGGTAGTTGAATGCGGGAGTTAGCTGATAGTTGAAAGTTGGTGTGGATGCTGAACTTACAAGTGTAGAAGCATGAACTGTGCTTGAATTTACTCCCGAGTAGACCGGGCAATAAGGCCGCGGAGGCCAAGGTGTAGATGTATGATTAACTAGGTTCATTCTCTCTttttgcttcttctcttccttgagTATTGCATCCATCCTTTTCTTGTCTGGGTAGTATGTGGAGCCATGATTAAAATTTTCTCCATGAAAAATGCAATGAAATTTCCTTCTTTGCCGAGGGGGGTTGGCCTCTACCTCggccccttcctcttcctctactTCTTCCACCTCTGGAACCTCCCTGGGATTGAGCGTTTGAGTTGTTCATGGATTGGTTGTTTGAGTTAACAGCATTGTGCTCACTCTACTCTGGTTGATTGCCTCCCTCGACGCCAAACACAGTTCTTGTTGGTTGAGTAGGAGTATTTCTGGGATTGACCCAACCCTTGTAGTTGCTAGAGTTTTGCCTTGTAGCCTGCTTTTGTTGAGATTGCTCCTCCGTGCACATGCGGTAGTCATTATCAGACCTGCAATATTTCTCAAATTCTTCATTCAGTGCTTGAATTGTCTTTGGCGCTTCTCGCATGAGATGGGATCGATATTGCCCTATCTTTAGGCCAATGATGGCCGCTCTGATAGCTACTGAATCCAACACATTCAGAGCTTGAGCCCTCGAGTGCCCAAATCTTCTGAAATAGCCTTGCAACGGCTCCTTATCTGTTTGCTTGCAACAAAACAGATCATTTTCCATCAATTCTGGCCTCTGGAATCCCTGGAAAGTTGCTAGTATCCTTACCTTCAAATCCTCCCACGAATGAATTACCCTCGGGTTCAACAATGAGTACCACATAGTGACTGCATCATCTGCTGCAGTGATAAAAGACTTTGAAAGAACTGACTCATCACCTCTGGCTGATAATATTGCAGCCTCATAACTCATCAAGAATTTCCTTGGATCAGAGTGCCCGGAGTACTTTTGGCAGAGGTCAGAGCCTATAAGTTTGAGGCCAAGGAGTTAGTTGAAGATCTTGTGACAACGGCTATTTTCGATCCCATGTTCTGGTATGCAAGACTCTCACTTCTTGAGATGAAGCAACTAACTCAAACTGATTGGCCATGATTCTTCCCCCGAGCTCTATGCTTGTACTTGCGAAGGTGTTCATCAGATTGAACCGCCTTTCCGGATTGGGATTAGCAAAAGTGTTTTGATGATGATCTTGTCTCTCTGAATTGGGAGGAACGAAGGTGTTTTGTTGACGACTTGCCTTTCTTTGAGCTGCTCTAGCTCCAATCTCAATTTCTTGATTTCATCTTTTGCCATTTGCACCTCATTAGCTGCCCGTGCTGCCCTTTTCGAGCTGCTGCTTGATCTAGTAGTCTTTGCTTTGATTGGATCAATTCCTCTGCCTCTTGTCCAAGTCTTGCCATCTCGACTTCATGAGCGGTCAAATTGGTCAAAACTCTCACTTCTTGCTCTTCTCTTGTGATCTCTTGTTTTGTGGGATTTTCTCCACTCTCTCTTTGCTCTTCATGATTGGTACTTGTGTTTGGATCTCTAGGATCCCCTTCTCTACTTGGGACTGCTTTGCTCAAATTTGTCGTCGTTCTTCCTAGCAGGAGCCATCGTGAATTTTTTTCTCGAGCACAAACGATGGGTGCCAAAATGTTGGTTCAGAGCAAGCTCTTCACCTAACACTTAAGTAAGCACACACAGATGGGAAATAAAACTCTCTTAGGGCTTGTATTTCTCCAAAAATGTGAACCCTTGTACAGTAGGGGtgcctccccttttataggaAGGCCAACCGACTTTTACTAAATTTACCCTTACTCAACCACTAAATTTTTGAAATATGCTATACATTTTAATAAAGAAAGAGTCATAATCCAACTTGTTCACCGCAAACGGGTCACGCTATTCATGCTACCAGGGTCACGTTCGCAACGTGACTCCAATCCTCCACACCTTCGCTTGAGCAGCTTGAGTTGTCCACCGGATTCTTCATCGAGGAAGTTCACGGGACCTTCGCGCTTCCCAACTTGGTCTTCCATAGCGGAGGTGCCTGGAACCTCCGTGCCTATATGTGAAAGTGCCTTGTACCTTCACGCCTTCTTCCTTGATACTACGAAGTGAAGGTGTCCCGAACCCTCGCATCTTTCTTTGCTCCGTCCAAACATCGTTTCCTGCAAACATGCTAAAGTAAACACGGCTTACCTTCGCTGGTGGTTCAGCGAGTGTGGCATTTGATATCCCTGATCCAGATCCCCAACAATGCCTCTTTATGTTTAGGGAGATTGTTATCCAACTTTTATACAACCTACCAACCATATGTAATCTTATAAATTACTTTATCCTGACTTTTATCAGCTTATGAGGAACAATCCGAGTGCATCTAAACAGCCTCACCTTCAGTTTTTATGGACCCACGATCTCCGAGCTAGCTTCCACAGTCGAATTAAGGCCCAAGAGATAATCGATTTACACAGTAGTACAACGTATATATTAAGAAAAACGTTTGCGCTAAACAATTCTTTTGAGGGGCATATGAAGTTAGGCACACAAAGCACGAAAGGACAAGCATATGAAGCCCGAGATCTCGCGTAAGCCCAGATGGTTCTCCGTAAACCGCCGCGATTCCGGTCAAATTAAACTTAGAGCTGTAGAGCACCCAGCATCCTCCACCGACAATCAGACCGCGGCACAAGAACACCCCCAACCATCGCCACTCGTCTCCACCGTCCCCCCCTTCCCACGCCGGTGGCAGCCAGCGACCGAGACCCCCGCCGGCCTGCGCCCCTTGGCGGGCGGCATCCACCGCACGCGTCCGCCGTCGTCCCTCCACCTCcaactccggccgccgcccgcgccccggccgcccgtcgTCAGCGGAGCAGATTTTCATTTTAAAAACCCCGACCGTACCGATGATATTTCACTTGTCACCGCCCCTACCGTCGCTAAAAACCTTTCTTTTTCTGCCGTCACATCACCTTTCACTGCACACTGTCTCCTCCCCCGCTCCCCCCATTCACTCGCAGCCCTGCACTGTGCCACGGCGCGCCCCTTCCAACCTCGCCGCCAATTAATACTCACCCCCACCCTCGTatccgcccctccccttcccctccccccaAACCTCAGCGCCGAGCATGCCGTGAGCGAGCCTGCGAGCGAGCTCGATCTGCCGTCTGCCCCGCTTGGTCTCTCCGGCGATCTTGGAGGCGGCGCCGCTAGCTACCCGCTCCgtgctggctggctggccggccggccggggggcTCTCGAAGGAGACGAGGGCGGGTGCCAAGTGAAGTGAAGTGAAGTGAGGCGAGGCAAGTGAGATGCTGTAGtagtagtggtggtggtggtcgcgaACACTATTTAtagcgcgcccgcccgcccgcgcgtgCGGcgctctctccttctctctcacaGGACCACGGCTCGCGCGCGGGCACCGAGTCCGAAATAGATAGATCTcacttgcttgcttgctactcGCGCCGTGAAGGTGAAGCTCTCGCTAGCTGCTTGCTGATCGGTTGGCCGTTTCTGTTCTTGGTTGCTTTCGCAGATGGACCTGCAGGTGCCGCACCCGGACAGCCCGCACTCCGacaacagcggcggcggcggctcggcgtcGGGGGCgctgacgccggcggcggcgtcgtcggcgggcgcggcgcTGGCGTCGCCGAGCCGGTACGAGTCGCAGAAGCGGCGGGACTGGAACACGTTCGGGCAGTACCTGCGGAaccaccgcccgccgctgtCGCTGGCGCGGTGCAGCGGCGCGCACGTGCTCGAGTTCCTGCGCTACCTCGACCAGTTCGGCAAGACCAAGGTGCACACCCCGGCGTGCCCCTTCTTCGGccacccggcgccgccggcgccctgcCCGTGCCCGCTCCGCCAGGCCTGGGGCAGCCTCGACGCGCTCA is a genomic window containing:
- the LOC140221114 gene encoding uncharacterized protein, which gives rise to MVINANIANWALGKILMDNGSSADIMFANTFDKMELNRNLLQPSDTPLYGFGGKVIHALGKISLLVSFGAVQNVRIEHISFDVVEMYYPYFGIFGREFLNKFEAAIYQAYLCMKMPTLHGVITIFGDQGDGRNLERGRTLGQRNVNALEVESQAKKVLEEPKRDKEKVNIKENCDTKRLLLDDMVFGQEVIIGTDLEPKEEKRLVELLCKNKDVFAWSANDLAGVNRNIIEHKMSIEKAIRPKRQKLRKMSNDKVTAVKSEVQRLLNAKIIREVEYPQWLANTIPIKKKNGK
- the LOC117836143 gene encoding protein G1-like5, which produces MDLQVPHPDSPHSDNSGGGGSASGALTPAAASSAGAALASPSRYESQKRRDWNTFGQYLRNHRPPLSLARCSGAHVLEFLRYLDQFGKTKVHTPACPFFGHPAPPAPCPCPLRQAWGSLDALIGRLRAAYEENGGRPENNPFGARAVRLYLREVRDHQSRARGVSYEKKKRKKAPAAHPVPAAVISSSSPHDGNGHTHHYEHQMPPPPPPGAAA